From one Shewanella sp. GD04112 genomic stretch:
- the ppc gene encoding phosphoenolpyruvate carboxylase produces MAGNVADNVTDMYASLRSNVSMLGQILGDTMRTHLGDSFLEKVEQIRKLAKDSRRGDEAAREQMLELLTALPDEELVPFAKAFNQFLNLANLSEQFHTISRNCDELVCVPDPVEQLLGRMLNGRIDQTKMLDCLKTLDIDLVLTAHPTEISRRTLIQKYAAIVDCLAEQENNQLSDRERRQINLRLRQLIAQIWHTNEIRRERPTPVDEARWGLSTIEESLWHAVPDFLRQLNDQVQDRTGQQLPIDIAPVRFSSWMGGDRDGNPFVTAKVTQEVLDRNRHAAARLFLKDIVLLVGELSMEEANSELMAYTNNSCEPYRFVLRSLRQKLRDTIDYLNARIEGHNPEVDKSTLIWQESDLKAPLEMLYKSLCDCGMRLIANGLLLDILRRLACFGIHMLRLDIRQDAGRHCDVLAELTRYLGMGDFNHWDETEKQAFLLRELSNRRPLIPSNWQPSADVAEVLNTCRLIAKHPAKALGSYVISMASKPSDVLTVLLLLKETGCTHPMRVVPLFETLSDLNNAAECITALLDIDWYRGYTKGMQEVMIGYSDSAKDAGVMAAAWAQYRAQEQLVAVCKQAGVKLTLFHGRGGSIGRGGGPAHKAILSQPPGSVDGRIRVTEQGEMIRFKFGLPKLAVQSLALYTSAVLEATLLPPPEPKQEWRNCVERIAEESVSAYRGIVREEPDFVPYFRAATPEVELGKLPLGSRPAKRRVDGGIESLRAIPWIFAWSQNRLMLPAWLGAGEALQAACQRGEIGLLQDMEREWPFFSTRISMLEMVYAKAEPNLARYYETCLVPPNLHHLGETLRQRLDLGIKVVLELTKSDTLMAHTPWNRESVKLRNPYIDPLNFLQTELLARTRKETTEAPASEHVQLALMLTIAGVAAGMRNTG; encoded by the coding sequence ATGGCAGGTAATGTGGCAGACAATGTGACCGACATGTATGCGTCGTTAAGATCGAACGTGAGTATGTTAGGGCAAATCTTGGGCGATACGATGCGCACCCACCTCGGTGATTCTTTCCTCGAGAAGGTTGAGCAAATTCGTAAACTCGCAAAAGATTCCCGCCGTGGCGACGAAGCGGCACGTGAGCAAATGCTAGAACTGCTCACCGCACTCCCCGATGAAGAGTTAGTGCCTTTTGCCAAAGCCTTTAACCAATTCCTCAACTTAGCAAACTTATCCGAACAATTTCATACTATTAGCCGTAACTGCGATGAGCTGGTTTGCGTACCGGATCCGGTCGAACAGTTGCTTGGCCGCATGCTTAATGGCCGTATCGATCAAACCAAGATGTTGGATTGCTTAAAAACGCTGGATATCGACTTAGTCCTCACCGCGCATCCAACGGAAATCTCTCGCCGCACACTGATCCAAAAATATGCTGCAATTGTGGATTGCCTCGCCGAGCAAGAAAACAATCAACTGTCGGACAGAGAGCGCCGCCAAATTAATCTGCGTCTGCGCCAGTTAATCGCCCAAATCTGGCACACCAATGAAATTCGCCGTGAACGCCCAACGCCAGTGGATGAAGCCCGCTGGGGATTATCCACCATTGAAGAATCCCTCTGGCATGCTGTCCCCGACTTTTTAAGGCAGCTCAACGATCAAGTACAAGATCGCACAGGCCAGCAATTGCCTATCGATATCGCACCGGTGCGTTTCTCAAGCTGGATGGGTGGCGATCGCGACGGCAACCCTTTTGTGACCGCTAAAGTCACCCAAGAAGTGTTAGATCGTAATCGCCATGCCGCCGCCCGTTTATTCCTCAAGGATATAGTGTTGCTGGTTGGCGAGTTATCGATGGAAGAAGCCAACAGCGAACTGATGGCGTATACCAACAATAGCTGCGAACCCTATCGTTTTGTGCTGCGTTCATTAAGACAAAAACTGCGCGACACCATCGACTACTTAAACGCCCGCATCGAAGGCCATAACCCAGAAGTCGATAAATCGACGCTGATTTGGCAAGAAAGCGATCTTAAAGCGCCGCTAGAGATGCTGTATAAGAGTTTATGTGACTGCGGCATGCGTTTGATTGCTAACGGTTTACTCCTCGACATTCTGCGCCGTCTCGCTTGTTTTGGCATCCATATGTTAAGGCTCGACATCCGTCAAGATGCAGGCCGTCACTGCGATGTTCTTGCAGAGTTAACCCGCTATCTAGGTATGGGGGACTTTAATCATTGGGATGAAACCGAAAAACAAGCCTTCTTGCTGCGTGAACTCAGTAACCGTCGCCCGCTGATCCCAAGCAACTGGCAACCTTCTGCCGACGTGGCCGAAGTGCTTAACACTTGCCGCTTAATTGCAAAACATCCTGCTAAGGCGTTGGGCTCCTATGTGATCTCGATGGCGAGCAAGCCTTCAGATGTATTAACCGTATTATTACTGCTCAAAGAAACCGGCTGCACTCATCCGATGCGCGTTGTGCCGCTATTTGAAACCTTAAGCGACTTAAATAACGCCGCCGAGTGTATTACCGCACTGCTCGATATCGACTGGTACCGTGGTTACACCAAAGGCATGCAAGAGGTGATGATCGGTTATTCAGACTCAGCCAAAGACGCGGGTGTAATGGCCGCCGCTTGGGCGCAATATCGCGCACAGGAGCAGTTAGTCGCCGTCTGTAAACAGGCTGGCGTTAAGCTGACGCTGTTCCATGGTCGTGGTGGCAGTATTGGTCGTGGCGGCGGCCCAGCTCACAAAGCGATTCTGTCGCAACCGCCCGGCTCAGTTGACGGTCGTATTCGCGTCACCGAGCAAGGTGAGATGATCCGCTTTAAGTTCGGCCTGCCTAAATTGGCGGTGCAAAGCTTAGCCCTATACACCTCAGCGGTGTTAGAAGCGACCTTGCTTCCGCCTCCCGAGCCTAAGCAGGAATGGCGCAATTGTGTGGAGCGAATTGCTGAGGAGTCAGTGAGTGCTTACCGCGGTATTGTCCGTGAAGAGCCGGATTTTGTGCCTTATTTCCGCGCAGCCACTCCGGAGGTTGAACTGGGCAAACTACCATTAGGCAGCCGCCCGGCAAAACGCCGTGTCGATGGCGGTATCGAGAGCTTACGTGCCATTCCTTGGATTTTTGCTTGGTCTCAAAACCGCTTAATGTTGCCAGCATGGCTAGGCGCCGGTGAAGCATTACAGGCGGCCTGCCAACGTGGCGAAATAGGCTTGCTACAGGATATGGAGCGCGAATGGCCCTTCTTTAGCACGCGGATTTCCATGCTGGAGATGGTGTACGCCAAGGCGGAACCTAACTTAGCGCGCTACTACGAAACCTGCTTAGTACCGCCCAATCTTCACCACTTAGGCGAAACTTTACGCCAGCGTTTAGATCTCGGTATTAAAGTGGTGCTGGAGCTGACTAAATCGGATACCTTAATGGCGCATACACCGTGGAATCGCGAATCAGTCAAACTGCGCAATCCCTATATCGATCCATTAAACTTCCTGCAGACCGAGTTATTAGCTCGTACTCGCAAGGAAACAACCGAAGCTCCCGCTTCCGAACACGTGCAACTCGCCTTAATGCTGACGATTGCCGGTGTCGCGGCGGGCATGAGAAACACAGGTTAA
- a CDS encoding ornithine carbamoyltransferase, protein MKHLLSIKELTQQQLLDLITLAKTIKANPAEYRHALDGKSVVMLFEKPSLRTRVSFDIGINKLGGHCLYLDQQNGALGKRESVADFASNLSCWADAIVARTFSHKTIEQLAEFGTVPVINALSDLYHPCQALADFLTLAEHFENISDVKLAYVGDGNNVTNSLMYCAAILGATMTVICPAGHFPDGYVVAEVQELASRYGGKVVLTSDIGAIEGHDAIYTDTWISMGDPTPLAEIKDKFAPYQVNKGLMAKAGAHFFMHCLPAHRGVEVTDEVMDGEGSLILQQAENRMHAQNAVLVTLFS, encoded by the coding sequence ATGAAGCATTTACTATCGATAAAAGAGTTAACCCAGCAACAGTTGCTGGATCTGATTACGTTAGCCAAGACGATTAAAGCGAATCCCGCTGAGTATCGTCATGCGCTGGACGGTAAGAGTGTGGTGATGTTATTTGAAAAGCCATCCCTGCGTACTCGTGTTAGCTTCGATATCGGTATTAACAAGCTCGGCGGCCACTGTTTATACCTAGACCAACAAAATGGTGCCTTAGGTAAGCGGGAATCGGTCGCTGACTTTGCTTCTAACCTGTCCTGTTGGGCCGATGCTATTGTGGCGAGAACTTTCTCCCACAAGACCATCGAACAATTGGCCGAGTTTGGCACTGTGCCTGTGATAAATGCGCTTTCGGATTTATATCATCCCTGCCAAGCGCTGGCCGATTTCTTAACTTTGGCCGAGCATTTTGAAAATATCAGTGATGTTAAGTTAGCGTACGTAGGTGACGGTAATAACGTGACGAATTCATTGATGTATTGCGCGGCTATTCTCGGTGCCACCATGACAGTGATCTGCCCTGCGGGTCACTTTCCTGATGGCTACGTCGTGGCCGAAGTACAAGAACTTGCCAGCCGATATGGCGGCAAGGTTGTACTGACTTCAGATATTGGTGCTATCGAAGGTCACGATGCTATCTATACTGATACCTGGATTTCCATGGGTGATCCAACACCGTTAGCGGAAATTAAGGATAAGTTTGCACCTTATCAGGTCAATAAGGGCTTGATGGCGAAAGCGGGTGCTCACTTCTTTATGCATTGCTTACCCGCTCACCGCGGTGTTGAAGTGACCGATGAGGTAATGGATGGCGAAGGCTCCTTGATCCTGCAACAAGCAGAGAATCGGATGCACGCCCAAAACGCAGTACTGGTAACCCTATTTAGTTAA
- a CDS encoding argininosuccinate synthase, producing the protein MSIENKNTGVKKVVLAYSGGLDTSAIIPWLKETYDNCEIIAFCADVGQGEEELVGLTEKALASGASECHIVDLKEEFVKDYIYPTMATGAIYEGTYLLGTSMARPIIAKAQVEVARKVGADALCHGCTGKGNDQVRFEGCFAALAPDLKVIAPWREWTMQSREDLLAYLAERNIKTSASATKIYSRDANAFHISHEGGELEDPWNEPSKGVWTLTADPEDAPNQAEYVSLEVEHGRVTKVNGELLTPYAALMKLNAIAAPHGVGRIDITENRLVGMKSRGCYETPGGTVMFAALRAIEELVLDKTSRTWREQVGAQMAHLVYDGRWFTPLCKSLLAASESLAESVNGEVVVKLYKGHAIAVKKRSPNSLYSEAFATFGEDQVYDQKHAEGFIRLYSLASRIRALNAK; encoded by the coding sequence ATGTCTATCGAGAACAAAAACACTGGCGTGAAAAAAGTCGTTTTAGCCTATTCGGGTGGTCTAGATACTTCGGCCATTATTCCTTGGTTAAAAGAAACCTACGACAACTGTGAAATCATCGCCTTTTGCGCTGATGTAGGTCAGGGTGAAGAAGAATTAGTGGGTCTGACTGAAAAGGCATTAGCTTCTGGCGCATCAGAGTGCCATATCGTCGATCTGAAAGAAGAATTCGTTAAAGATTACATCTACCCAACCATGGCAACGGGTGCAATCTATGAAGGTACTTACTTGTTAGGTACTTCAATGGCGCGTCCAATCATCGCTAAGGCGCAGGTTGAAGTGGCTCGTAAAGTGGGGGCCGATGCCCTGTGCCACGGTTGTACCGGTAAGGGTAACGACCAAGTGCGTTTTGAAGGTTGCTTTGCGGCATTAGCACCTGATTTAAAAGTGATTGCACCATGGCGTGAATGGACCATGCAGAGCCGTGAAGATCTGCTGGCTTACTTAGCTGAGCGTAATATCAAGACGTCGGCTTCTGCGACTAAGATCTACAGCCGTGATGCTAACGCATTCCACATTTCCCACGAAGGTGGCGAGTTGGAAGATCCATGGAACGAGCCAAGCAAAGGTGTGTGGACGCTGACTGCCGATCCAGAAGATGCCCCAAACCAAGCAGAATATGTGTCACTCGAAGTTGAACATGGCCGTGTGACTAAAGTAAACGGTGAGCTATTAACTCCTTACGCTGCACTGATGAAGCTGAATGCCATCGCTGCACCACATGGCGTGGGTCGTATCGATATCACCGAAAACCGTTTAGTGGGCATGAAGTCTCGTGGTTGCTACGAAACTCCAGGCGGCACTGTGATGTTTGCTGCGCTGCGCGCGATTGAAGAGTTAGTGCTGGATAAAACCAGCCGTACTTGGCGTGAGCAAGTGGGTGCCCAAATGGCACACTTAGTGTACGACGGTCGTTGGTTTACACCTCTGTGTAAGTCGCTGCTGGCGGCATCTGAGTCATTAGCCGAGTCTGTTAACGGTGAAGTTGTGGTTAAACTCTACAAAGGTCACGCTATTGCCGTTAAGAAGCGTTCGCCAAACAGCTTGTATTCTGAAGCGTTTGCCACCTTCGGTGAAGATCAGGTGTATGACCAAAAACACGCTGAAGGCTTTATCCGTCTGTACTCGTTAGCAAGCCGCATTCGCGCGCTCAACGCTAAGTAA
- the argH gene encoding argininosuccinate lyase, producing the protein MALWGGRFQGETSALFKLFNDSLPVDYRLFEQDVVGSIAWADAIASVGIITATECSDLKKALNELLVEVKGDPAIILASGAEDIHSFVESALIAKVGDLGKKLHTGRSRNDQVATDLKLWCQSEGAALVARLQTLRSELIALAEREFDAVMPGYTHLQRAQPVTFGHWCLAYVEMIERDLSRLTDALKRANTCPLGSGALAGTAYQMDRHVLAAALNFASPTLNSLDSVSDRDHVVELCSTASISMMHLSRMAEDLIFFNSGEAGFISLSDEVTSGSSLMPQKKNPDALELIRGKTGRVYGSLVGILTTMKALPLAYNKDMQEDKEGLFDVVDSWAICLDMAALVLSGLVVNRPNALLAAQQGYANATELADYLVSKGMPFREAHHVVGVAVVAAIAKKIPLEAFSLAEFKTFADIIEADVYPNLTIEACLAKRDVLGGTALTQVKQAIAAKKVV; encoded by the coding sequence ATGGCTTTATGGGGTGGAAGATTTCAGGGCGAAACCAGCGCGCTATTTAAATTATTCAACGATTCACTGCCTGTGGATTACCGTTTGTTTGAGCAGGATGTTGTCGGCTCTATCGCTTGGGCCGATGCGATTGCCAGTGTCGGCATTATCACTGCTACTGAATGCAGCGACTTGAAGAAAGCACTGAACGAGCTGCTGGTGGAAGTGAAGGGCGATCCTGCGATTATTCTTGCATCGGGCGCGGAAGATATTCACAGCTTCGTGGAGTCGGCGTTGATCGCTAAAGTCGGCGATCTAGGTAAGAAACTCCATACGGGCCGTAGCCGTAACGACCAAGTCGCTACCGATTTAAAGCTCTGGTGCCAATCCGAAGGTGCGGCATTAGTGGCTCGCCTGCAAACCTTACGCAGCGAACTTATCGCGCTTGCTGAGCGTGAATTCGACGCTGTCATGCCGGGGTATACTCACCTGCAACGTGCTCAACCAGTCACGTTTGGCCACTGGTGCTTAGCCTATGTGGAGATGATTGAGCGCGATCTTAGCCGCTTAACCGATGCCTTAAAGCGCGCCAATACCTGTCCGCTCGGTTCGGGCGCCTTGGCGGGCACAGCCTATCAAATGGATAGACATGTGCTGGCAGCGGCACTGAACTTTGCATCGCCAACCTTAAACAGTTTGGACAGCGTGTCGGACCGCGACCATGTAGTTGAGCTATGTTCTACGGCTTCAATCAGCATGATGCACTTAAGCCGTATGGCCGAAGATTTGATTTTCTTCAACTCGGGTGAAGCGGGTTTTATCTCATTAAGTGATGAAGTGACCTCGGGTTCATCGTTAATGCCACAAAAGAAAAACCCTGATGCGCTGGAGCTTATTCGCGGTAAAACGGGCCGTGTGTACGGCAGTTTAGTGGGTATTCTCACCACGATGAAGGCATTGCCTCTGGCCTACAATAAAGACATGCAGGAAGACAAAGAAGGCTTGTTCGATGTGGTCGACAGCTGGGCAATCTGCTTGGATATGGCGGCATTAGTGTTATCTGGCTTAGTCGTTAACCGCCCGAATGCGCTGTTAGCCGCGCAGCAAGGTTATGCCAACGCGACCGAATTGGCGGATTATCTGGTGTCTAAAGGCATGCCATTCCGCGAAGCGCACCATGTGGTCGGTGTGGCTGTCGTTGCCGCGATCGCTAAGAAGATCCCGTTAGAAGCCTTCTCTCTCGCTGAGTTTAAAACTTTTGCCGATATCATCGAGGCGGATGTGTATCCCAACCTCACTATCGAAGCCTGTTTGGCAAAACGTGATGTCCTCGGTGGTACGGCGCTAACTCAGGTGAAGCAAGCCATCGCTGCGAAGAAAGTTGTTTAA
- the argB gene encoding acetylglutamate kinase, which yields MSTNNSVLVLKVGGALLQCEMGMARLMDTAAAMIANGQQVLMVHGGGCLVDEQLAANGMETVKLEGLRVTPPEQMPIIAGALAGTSNKILQGAATKAGIVSVGMSLADGNTVSAKIKDERLGLVGEVSPKDATYLKFILSQGWMPICSSIAMMDDGQMLNVNADQAATVLAKLVGGKLVLLSDVSGVLDGKGQLIPSLNGKQIAELVKQGVIEKGMKVKVEAALEVAQWMGQAVQVASWRDASQLVALAKGEAVGTQIQP from the coding sequence ATGTCTACCAACAACTCAGTATTAGTTCTTAAAGTCGGCGGCGCCCTGCTGCAGTGTGAAATGGGGATGGCGCGTTTAATGGATACCGCGGCAGCAATGATCGCTAATGGTCAGCAAGTGCTGATGGTGCATGGCGGCGGCTGTTTGGTCGATGAGCAATTAGCCGCAAATGGCATGGAAACCGTCAAGTTAGAAGGCCTGCGGGTGACCCCGCCGGAGCAAATGCCGATTATTGCCGGTGCACTGGCCGGAACATCAAACAAGATCCTCCAAGGTGCAGCGACAAAGGCTGGAATAGTGAGTGTGGGCATGAGCTTAGCCGATGGCAACACAGTATCGGCCAAGATCAAAGATGAGCGTTTAGGGTTAGTGGGCGAGGTTTCTCCTAAGGACGCCACTTACCTCAAGTTTATTCTGTCCCAAGGTTGGATGCCGATTTGTAGCTCGATTGCGATGATGGACGATGGCCAAATGCTGAACGTGAACGCTGACCAAGCGGCGACGGTATTAGCTAAGTTGGTCGGTGGCAAGTTGGTGCTGTTATCGGATGTGTCTGGCGTGCTCGATGGTAAAGGTCAATTAATCCCTTCACTGAATGGTAAGCAGATTGCCGAGTTGGTGAAGCAAGGCGTGATCGAAAAGGGAATGAAAGTAAAAGTAGAAGCTGCGCTCGAAGTGGCGCAGTGGATGGGGCAGGCGGTTCAAGTTGCCTCATGGCGTGATGCAAGCCAATTAGTCGCATTAGCAAAAGGTGAGGCCGTGGGCACACAAATCCAACCATAA
- a CDS encoding PBP1A family penicillin-binding protein — MKWLKRIVIALFSLALLGVGAIVAAYFYVLPDLPDVSTLKNVQLQTPLRIYSSDGKLISQFGEKRRIPLKLEEVPKPLLQAFLATEDARFYEHGGIDPVGVMRAAIVMLTTGEKKQGASTITMQVARNFFLTRDKTIIRKVKEIFISYHIEQLLTKDEILELYVNRIYLGQRAYGVGAAAQVYFGKNVQDLTLSEMSMIAGLPKAPSTLNPITSPSRALARRNVVLMRMNEVGYISKAEYQSAVQEPLVAKYHGAEIDLYAPYISEMARDYMVQKYGEEEAYTNGYNVYTTISSEQQLLAQQALRNNVYAYDERHGYRGPAAVLWTDAKPDDAQIKAELAKITPVQELQPAAVLNIDGQQASVLTAKGETKVIKWDGLKWARKFITDKRQGSVPKSASDMLKVGERIWIRDNGQYLQLSQVPEVASATVALDPTNGAIRTLVGGYSFSQSQYNRVTQAKRQLGSNIKPFIYAAALEKGFTLATLINNAPINKPDISQGTAWRPKNSPDIYGGPTRLRVGLAQSINVMSVRAMRHIGLDAAIAELTKFGFDPNDLPRNESLALGSPSVTPLQVATAFNVFANGGFLVEPYYIERVEDSFGNVIEKANPTLACKPNNSSVQPSSDPMSFGEPTTPTDEPVAHCFEQTGRYAPQIISEQTAFLITEALKSVIWGGGDWSKGTGWQGTAWRAAQLIKRHDIAGKTGTTNESRDTWFSGFGPTLTSTFWVGFDDHGRQLGRTAWNSNGEKDQITGTEAGAKTAGPGWNEFMNNVLKGVPETTAIPPEGIVSVRIDLATGKLTRKTDYTSAFEYFISGTEPKEYISESQDENNLFIDAPTDDLFQ; from the coding sequence GTGAAGTGGTTAAAACGTATTGTTATAGCTCTATTCAGTCTAGCCCTTTTGGGCGTGGGCGCCATTGTTGCAGCATACTTTTATGTTTTGCCGGATCTGCCGGATGTATCGACACTAAAAAATGTGCAATTACAAACACCTTTGCGCATTTACAGTAGCGATGGCAAGCTCATCTCTCAGTTTGGTGAGAAGCGTCGCATTCCGCTGAAACTCGAAGAAGTGCCTAAACCGCTCCTCCAAGCCTTCCTTGCCACCGAGGATGCACGCTTTTATGAGCACGGCGGTATCGATCCTGTTGGGGTGATGCGTGCCGCAATCGTCATGCTCACCACTGGCGAAAAGAAGCAAGGCGCGAGTACTATCACCATGCAGGTGGCGCGTAACTTCTTCCTGACACGCGACAAGACCATTATTCGTAAAGTGAAAGAAATTTTTATTTCCTACCACATCGAGCAATTGTTAACTAAAGATGAGATTTTAGAACTCTACGTTAACCGTATTTATTTAGGTCAGAGAGCCTATGGTGTCGGCGCAGCTGCTCAAGTGTATTTTGGTAAAAACGTTCAAGATCTGACGCTTTCCGAAATGAGTATGATCGCGGGCCTCCCTAAAGCACCGTCGACCCTAAACCCTATTACCTCCCCTTCACGCGCACTCGCACGCCGCAACGTTGTATTGATGCGAATGAACGAAGTGGGTTACATCAGCAAAGCTGAATACCAATCAGCAGTGCAAGAGCCGCTCGTCGCCAAATACCATGGCGCTGAAATTGATCTTTACGCCCCTTATATCTCTGAAATGGCTCGAGATTACATGGTGCAAAAATACGGTGAAGAAGAGGCCTACACGAATGGCTATAACGTCTACACCACAATTTCATCAGAGCAGCAACTGCTAGCACAGCAAGCATTACGCAATAACGTCTATGCCTATGATGAGCGCCACGGTTACCGTGGTCCCGCGGCGGTTCTTTGGACCGATGCAAAGCCGGATGATGCACAAATCAAAGCCGAGCTCGCAAAAATTACGCCTGTACAAGAGTTGCAACCTGCTGCGGTATTAAACATCGATGGTCAGCAAGCCAGCGTGTTAACCGCCAAGGGCGAAACCAAAGTCATTAAGTGGGATGGCCTAAAATGGGCGCGTAAATTTATCACCGATAAACGCCAAGGCTCGGTGCCCAAATCGGCTTCGGATATGCTAAAAGTCGGTGAGCGCATTTGGATCCGCGATAACGGTCAATACTTACAATTATCGCAAGTGCCAGAAGTGGCCAGTGCCACTGTTGCACTCGATCCTACAAATGGTGCTATCCGTACCTTAGTAGGTGGTTACAGCTTCAGCCAAAGCCAATACAACCGCGTAACCCAAGCGAAACGTCAATTAGGTTCGAATATTAAACCTTTCATCTATGCTGCGGCATTAGAGAAAGGCTTTACGCTCGCGACTCTGATTAACAACGCACCGATTAACAAACCCGATATTAGCCAAGGTACTGCGTGGCGTCCTAAAAACTCGCCCGATATCTATGGCGGTCCGACCCGCCTGCGTGTGGGCTTAGCGCAATCGATCAACGTAATGTCGGTTCGTGCCATGCGCCATATTGGTTTAGATGCAGCCATCGCCGAATTGACTAAGTTTGGCTTTGATCCTAACGACTTACCTCGTAACGAGTCGTTAGCCTTAGGTTCTCCTTCGGTCACCCCACTGCAAGTGGCAACCGCTTTCAACGTGTTCGCAAACGGTGGCTTCTTGGTTGAACCTTACTATATCGAACGAGTAGAAGACTCCTTCGGTAATGTAATTGAGAAGGCAAATCCGACTTTGGCCTGTAAGCCTAACAACAGCTCTGTGCAGCCTAGCAGCGATCCAATGAGTTTTGGTGAGCCAACCACTCCAACCGATGAGCCTGTCGCCCATTGCTTCGAGCAAACAGGCCGTTATGCTCCGCAAATTATCTCTGAACAAACGGCATTCCTGATCACCGAAGCGCTGAAGAGCGTGATCTGGGGTGGTGGCGATTGGAGTAAAGGCACAGGCTGGCAAGGTACAGCTTGGCGTGCTGCGCAGCTAATCAAGCGTCATGATATTGCAGGTAAAACGGGTACAACCAACGAATCACGCGATACTTGGTTCAGTGGTTTTGGTCCGACACTGACCAGCACCTTCTGGGTTGGGTTTGATGACCATGGTCGTCAGTTAGGCAGAACCGCATGGAACTCCAACGGTGAGAAGGATCAAATCACGGGTACCGAGGCGGGCGCTAAGACCGCAGGCCCAGGCTGGAACGAGTTTATGAATAACGTGCTGAAGGGCGTACCCGAAACCACAGCGATTCCGCCAGAAGGGATTGTCTCGGTGCGGATCGATCTGGCGACCGGCAAGTTGACTCGTAAGACTGACTACACTAGCGCATTTGAATACTTTATCTCGGGCACTGAACCTAAGGAATATATCAGTGAAAGCCAAGATGAAAACAACCTATTCATCGATGCGCCGACAGACGATTTATTCCAATAG
- the argC gene encoding N-acetyl-gamma-glutamyl-phosphate reductase: MKNIAIIGASGYTGAQLTALVHAESELSIQGLYVSENSLDKGRALADLYPVYSHIDLALSPLTEEAKAKIVAEADAVVLATEHSVSLHLAAWFYNQGLAVFDLSGAYRFSDVAQYPKWYGFEHEYPEVLAKAVYGLAEWNAKEVAATKMIAVPGCYPTASLTALKPLKNLLTSAYPVINAVSGVTGAGRKAQLHTSFCEVSLTPYGVLGHRHQPEIATQLGQEVIFTPHLGNFKRGILATITVQLKPGTTTADVAAAYSVYDQAPLVTVKQNQFPKVDDVVLTPNCHLGWKFDENSGYLVVASAIDNLMKGAASQALQCIKIHFNL, translated from the coding sequence ATGAAAAACATCGCCATTATCGGTGCCAGTGGTTACACAGGCGCACAACTAACAGCTTTAGTCCATGCGGAGTCTGAATTATCGATTCAAGGTCTGTATGTCTCTGAAAATAGTTTAGATAAAGGTAGAGCTTTAGCAGATTTGTACCCTGTCTATAGCCACATTGATTTAGCTCTGTCACCACTGACCGAAGAAGCTAAGGCGAAGATCGTCGCCGAGGCAGATGCCGTGGTGTTAGCGACCGAACATTCGGTGAGTTTGCATTTAGCGGCGTGGTTCTATAACCAAGGTTTAGCCGTGTTTGACTTAAGCGGTGCCTATCGTTTCAGCGATGTGGCGCAGTACCCTAAGTGGTACGGTTTTGAGCACGAATATCCTGAAGTGTTGGCCAAGGCCGTCTATGGTCTAGCCGAGTGGAATGCCAAAGAAGTCGCTGCGACTAAGATGATTGCTGTGCCAGGTTGTTACCCAACAGCATCATTAACTGCATTGAAACCATTAAAGAATTTACTGACCTCAGCCTATCCAGTGATCAATGCGGTCAGCGGTGTGACGGGCGCGGGTCGTAAGGCACAGCTGCATACCAGTTTTTGCGAAGTGAGCCTCACACCCTACGGCGTATTAGGCCATAGACATCAACCCGAGATTGCCACTCAACTGGGGCAAGAGGTGATCTTCACGCCGCACCTAGGCAACTTCAAGCGCGGCATTTTAGCGACCATCACGGTACAGCTAAAACCAGGCACTACCACTGCCGATGTGGCTGCGGCATACAGTGTGTATGACCAAGCTCCGCTGGTGACAGTGAAACAGAACCAGTTCCCGAAAGTGGATGATGTGGTGCTGACTCCGAATTGCCACTTAGGTTGGAAGTTTGATGAGAACAGTGGCTACTTAGTGGTTGCCAGTGCGATCGACAATTTGATGAAAGGCGCGGCAAGCCAAGCCCTGCAATGCATAAAGATTCACTTTAACCTTTAA